DNA from Deinococcus yavapaiensis KR-236:
ACAAGGTCAGCGCGATGGCGGCAGCGGCAGACGGAGAAAGCTTCATCGATCTCATGTGGTGTTCCTCCACGAGCAACAAGAAGCTTCGGGCCGGTCTCACCATTCGCTCCGGTACTTCTGCTGGTGACCGTGCTTAGAAGTACCTTCTCAGCTCCCGATGACTTATCGAAACATGAAGACGGGACGCCGCGTTTGGGTATTTAATGAACGCTACTTCATGGCTTCTTGATTCTCGGGCTTCTTGTGTTGTTAACCTTTGCAGGAAAGGTCGCGTGAGAAGCCTCAAGGCGTACTTTTGCCTGTCGCCGCACATCGACTCGATCCTCCTTCGTCCCGAGCTTCCAGGTCGTCCTCGCGAGCGCCGCCGGTAGCACGCGCTCCAATCAGAACTCAACGTCGGACGCCGGCACGCTCTCGGACGCTATCCTGCTTTTCGACACCGTACGCGCCCTGGCCCCCTACCTCCAGTCGTGGTTGGAGTACCAGCGGGATCTGGCGCGAGTGCCGGGCGTCCAGGTGGCCGTGCGGGTGAACGGTGAATTGGCGGCCTCGTTCGCGCTGGGCGTGGCGAACGAAGCCACCGGGCAGCCCCTCACGCCACGGCACCTCTTCCGGATCGCCTCACACTCCAAGACCTTCACCGCGACCGCGATCTTCCAACTGGTCGAGAACTGGTCGAGGCCGGGGCGCTGCGCTTGGACGACTCCGCGGGCCGCTGGCTGCCGGAACTGGAGGAATCGCCCGCGGCGGACTTGACCGTGCGGGCACTGCTGGGGCACCAGTCGGGCATCAACCGCGACGGAGCCGACAGCGACTACTGGCAGCAACTCCACGACTTCCCCGACCGCGACGCTCTGATCGCACTGTGCCGAGCCGACGCCGTGTTCCCACAGAATCAGTTCTTCAAGTACTCGAACATGGGCTACTCGCTGCTGGGCCTGATCATCGAGGCGGCCAGCGGCCAGACGTACGAGGATTACGTGGCGGCGCACATCACAGGGCCGCTCACGCTGACCGACCTGGGACCGGAACTGCCGCCAGAGCGCGAGCCCGAACTGGCGGCCGGGCACAGCGGGCGCTTGGCGGGCAACGATGCCCGGCGGGTGCTGCCCTCGTCGGATACCCGGGCGATGGCGGCCGCCACGGGATTTTACGGAACGGCGGAAGATGTCACGGCCTACCTGGCCGCGCACGCACCGGGCCGCGCCGAGTTGCTCACGGACGCGTCCAAGCGCCTCATGCAACGCAAGGAATCCGAGATCAGCCGACCCGTGAAGCGCTGGTACGGCCTGGGCTTCATCATCGATGAAATCGGGGGGCGCACGGTCGTGGGCCACTCGGGCGGCTTTCCCGGGCACATCACGCAGTCTTGGCTCGACCCGGAATCGGGCTTGGCGGTGTCCGTCCTCACGAACTGCTTGGGCGGCCCCGCGACCGAATGGGCGACGAACCTCATCAAGCTGATCGATCTTGCCGTGCACGCACCGGAGAAGAAGACCGCCGACGTTCCCGGCTTCGACCTGAAAACCTACACGGGTCGCTTCGCCACCGACTGGGGAGCGTTCGACGTGGTCGATCTGGCAGGCCGACTGGTGTCGCTGATGCCACAAGGCGATCCTGCGTTCAGCGCCACTGAATTGACCGTGGTCGACGCCGACACGCTGATGCCCGAACCGCAAGCTGGCTTCGGCGCGGTCGGTGAGCCGTTCCGGTTTCAGCGCACGGCGACCGGCGACATCGAGTGGGTGCGTCAAGGCGGCGGGCGAGCTTGGCCCGTCGCGGCGTACCGGGAGCGAGTGGGCCTCGCTCCGCTGTCTCCCCGCGGACGCACAGGCGAACGTTCCGCCTGAAACGCGCCGCGCGGTGACGCGGCGGCATGCCAGCACGGACGGCGCCCGAGGTGGTCGGCGAGAGGCGGGAAGAACGAGAGAGGGAGCAGTCGGGAAGGGGCGAAGTTACTGCTCCGCGCCTTCCCGGCGCACGCGAACGTCCACTTCCAACGCCGCTTGACCGCCTCCTCGAAGCACGCCGCGCACGGGCGGCACGTCACCGTAGTCACGTCCGTGGCCGATCTTGATGTGCGCCTCGCCGACGAGGACGTCGTTCGTGGGATCGAACCCCACCCAGCGCGGCGGCAAGAAGCACTCCACCCAAGCGTGCGTCGCCGCCGCGCCGACGAAGTCCTCACCGGCGTGCACGTACCCCGACACGTACCGAGCGGGGATCCCTCGCGAGCGGCACACGGCGATCATCGCGTGCGCGTAATCCTGGCAGACACCGGCGCCTGTTCGTGCGAACGCCTCCAGCGGCGTATCGACCCGCGTCGCGCCCGGCGTGTACGAAAAGCGGCGATGCAAATGCGTCGTGAGCTCGCTCAACTCCCCTGCGAGCTCGGCATCTTGGGAAGTGGGACGCCAGCCGAACGCCTCGCCGGGATCCGCGCTCAACGTCGTGCGCGGCGAGGGCGACACGAACTCGACGAGATGCTCGTGCGAAGGATGCCGAAGGAACGAGGTCAACGTCGCGCGCGTGACACGCGGCGGCGGTGAGTCGGGCGAGGTGAAGACGAGCGACGTCGCTTCCAAGCGCAAGGTCGTGTGACGTTCGGGCACCTCGACGTGATGAACGATGGTGCCGAAGTAGTCGGTGCGCACCTCGACGTGCGCTTCGGGGGTAACGACGAGCGAGAAGTTCGAGACGGACTGCCGTTCGTCCTGCGTGGGCTGCAAGCGCAATTCGTTGAACGAATCCCACGCGGGCGCCGGGTAACGGTACTCGGTGACGTGCCGAATGAAGGCGCGCATGCGTTCAGGCGGTGAAGTACGCTCGGTGAATGGCCGTCCCGATCGCCGTGACGTCGGCGAGAAGGTCGCCCAGCCCGGGGGACGCGTCGTCGATGACGTGCCGGACGTCCACGTGCGCCAAACGCGCGACCAGCCAATCGGCGTCTCTCAGCAAGGAGCGGACGGCAGGCCGCATCGCTTCGGGTCCTTCTGTGACGGCGGCGATGTCTCGCAGCGACTTTGCCAGGGACATCGCCGAGTACCGAACGGAACGCGGAAAGTCCGGGGCGAGCAGCAAGAACTCCGCGACCCGCCTCGGTTCGAGCCGCGAGCGGTAGCGCTTGCGGTGCGCTTCGTACGCGCTCGCCGTCTTGAGGACCGCCATGAGCCGGTGGTTTTCGAGCGCTTGCGCGCCTTCTTGCGCGTCCTCCTCGCTCGGGCGGGTGCGCACTTGCAAGAGCCGCAAGACGTTGTCGGCCCGTTCGAGCTTCTGGCCGAGACGCAAGAACGCCCATCCTTGATCGCGCGGCAACGCCGCGAAGGCCATGCCGAAAAAGAGTTGGCACGCTTCGCGAACGGCGACGCAGTAATCGTGTAGCGCGTCCGTGCGCAACACCCGCTCCGTGTCGAAGCACAACGAGAGGTACGCGCGGTTGATCGCTTCCCACATTTCGCTCGGAATGCGGTCGCGTAACGACCGAGCGTTCTCTCGCGCGCGCGACAAGCACGAAACGATCGACGAAGGATTCGCGCGGTCGAACGCCAACCAAATCGGAACGCCTTGCCCGTCCATGCCCGCGCTGCCGTACCGCTCCTGGTAACTCGCCATCGAACCGCTGATCGCGATGAGCGGCTCCCAGAAGTCCTCGACGACGCCCGCGCTTTCGAGCGTCGCGTAGTAATTGACATCCAGCAGACGCGCGGTGTTCTCCGCGCGTTCCACGTACCGTCCAATCCAGTACAACGACTCCGCGACCCTCGCGAGCATCAATGCCCTCCTTCTTGCTCTTGGTGTTGACGCTGAACGCGTTCACGACGCGGTTCGCTCAACACCCACGTGTCCTTGCTTCCGCCGCCTTGCGACGAGTTCACGACGAGCGACCCTCTCGTCAAAGCGACGCGTGTGAGGCCGCCCGGCACGATCGTGATGTTCTCGCCGACGAGAATGTACGGCCGAAGGTCGACGTGCGCGGGCTCGAACTTCCCGCTGTCCGGGTAGTACGTCGGGTGGCGAGACAACGCGATCGTCGGCTGCGCGATGTAACCGCGCGGATGCGCCCGCACGTTCTTCAAGAAGCGCTCGATCTCGTCCTTGCTCGCCGCCGGACCGATCAGCATGCCGTACCCGCCCGCTTCGCCCACCGCTTTGATCACGAGACTCGACGCGTTCGAAAGCATGAAGTCGAGGCCGTCCTTGTCGAGCCCCAAGTGCGTCTCGACGTTGTTGAGGATCGGCGTTTCCGACAGGTAATAGCGAATCATCGCCGGGACGTACGCGTACACGGCCTTGTCGTCGGCGACGCCCGTCCCGATCGCGTTCGCGAGCGCCACGCGTCCCTTTCGGTACACTTCCACGAGGCCGGGCACGCCGAGCAACGAGTCCTCACGAAACGTCAGCGGATCGAGGAAGTCGTCGTCGAGGCGGCGGTAGATGACGTCCACTTGCGCGCGACCGGCCGTCGTTCGCATCCACACCCGCCCACCTTCCACGAACAAGTCGCGTCCCTCGACGAGTTCGATGCCCATCTGCTGCGCGAGAAACGCGTGCTCGAAGTACGCGGAGTTGTACATGCCCGGCGTGAGCAGCACGATCGTCGGGTCGTTCACGTCACGCGGCGACAACGAACGCAGCAATTCGAGCAGCGCGGTCGTGTAGTGCTGCACGGGCCGCACGCGCGCTCCGGAAAACAAGCCGGGCAAGGCGCGCGTCATCGCGACGCGGTTGGCGAGCAGGTACGAAACGCCGCTCGGCGTGCGAAGGTTGTCTTCGAGCACGAGGTACTCGCCCGTCTCGTTGCGCACGAGGTCCGTTCCCACGACGTGCGTGTACAACCCGTGCGGGACGGTCACGCCGTGCACTTCGCGTCGAAAGTGCGTGGAGCTGTACACGAGTTCACGCGGAATGACGCCGTCCCGCAAGATTTCGCCGCGTCCGTACACGTCACGCAAGAAGGCATTCAGCGCTTTCACGCGTTGCGTGAGGCCACGCTCGATGTGCGCCCACTCGTCGGCGGGAATGACGCGCGGCACGGGATCGAAGGGAATGGTGCGCTCCGTTCCGGCGCCGTCGACGTCGAGGCCGCCGTACACCGTGAACGTGATGCCTTGATTGCGAAAGGCGAGATCCAACAGGGCGCGTCGTCGTTCGAACTCCGCTCGCCCGAGGCCTTGAAGGTACGCGTGAATGCGTTCGTAATGCGCCCGCACGCCCTGGGCGTCGAACATCTCATCGTAAAAACCGCTCGCCGCGTACCCGTCGAACATGCTCGCCTCCGTGTGAGTATGAAGATACACGGTCTGTGTTTTTCATGCTGCCTTGCGTAGACCACGGCAAGCTCATCGCTTGTGAAGATGACTAGGGTAGGGAGCATGACTTCGCGCGACGACCCTTCCGGCGCATTGCTCGTGCGCGTCGGCTTCGAACTCACGTACGACGTGCCGTACGTGGCGCCGCTGCTCTTCCTCGTGGAGCCCAGCGACGGCCCTTTGCAGCGCGTCATGTCATCACGGCGCCTCTTGCCGCCGGACTTGCCGCTCGACCGCTTTTCGACGTACCGCGATGCGTTCGGCAACCTCGTGTGGCGCGTCTTGGCCCCGACGGGGTCATTTCGAATCGGGCACGACCTCGTCGTGCGCGTTCCGACGGCGAAAGATCCCGTGCTGCCGCACCTCGACAAGCCGAGCATCGAGCACATTCCCGACGACGCGTTCGTGTACACCCTGCCCAGCCGATACTGTCCATCCGACTTGTTCATGACGATGGCGTGGGATTTGTTCGGAGATCTTCGCAGCGGCTGGGAGCAAGTGCAAGCCATTTGCGACCACTTGCACCTGCGCGTGCGTTACGGCGTGGGTAGCACGGCGTCCTCGGACGCGCTACAAACGTACGAAGCGCGCGTCGGCGTGTGCCGTGACTTCACGCACATGGCGATCTCGTTTTGCCGTGCGCTCAACATTCCCGCTCGGTACGTCGGAGGCTACCTGCCCGATTTGTACATCGAACCGAACGACGCCCCGATGGACTTCCACGCTTGGTTCGAAGCGTACCTGGGCGGCGCGTGGCGCACCTTCGACGCGCGTCACAACATCCCCAGGGCAGGACGGGTCAAGATCGGCGTGGGCCGTGACGCCACGGACGTCGCGTTCAGCACCTCGTACGGCGCCACGAGACTCCAGTCCATGCGCGTGTGGGCCGACGAGTACCACGACGCTTCGGAGCAAAGCACGTGAACGCGCCGTGGCCGAGCGACGTCGTTGCTCGCGCGCCGTTCTCGCCCGACGTCCTCGATCACCGCGCGATCGAATGGCCTCGGGTGCGACGCGCGACGCTGCAGGCGTTTCAACGCTTTCGGTACGTGTACTCGGCGCCCGCGTACGACTTGTCGCAACGCCTCGTGATTCGCCCGGCGGACGACCGCGTCGATCAGCGCGTGGTGTCGTTCGAGTTGCGCGTGCATCCCCGGCGCTCGACGCGCATCGAGCGCCGAGACGTGTATGGAAACGTCGTGGTGGACGTCGACGCCTCGTACGTGCGGCGCGAAGCTCGATTCGACGTGAGTTTCGTCGTGGAGCGCCTCGCGAGCGCTTCGCGTCCCGTCGCTTCCGCTCGACAAGCGGAGCTTCTAGCTCATCCGACGCTTCTCACGACGCCGAGCGCGCCCATGCTGGAAGTCGCGCGGAACTTGCGCGTTCGAGCGACCTCACCGCACGATCTCGCGGCCCGTATTTCCGACTTCGTCAGCGAGCACATGACGTACAAAGCGGGCGTCACGACGGTCAAGACGCCCGCTTCAGACGCGTTCGACATTGGCGCGGGCCTGTGCCAGGATTACGCGCACGTCGCACTCGCCTTGTGCCGCGCGGCCGGAATCAGCGCTCGGTACGTGTCGGGTCACATGCTCGGCGAGGGTGGCTCGCACGCGTGGATCGAAGTCCTGCTGCCTCGGCAGGACGGCTTGTTCGAAGCGATAGGACTCGATCCCACGAACGCTCGTGCGCCGAACCTCAGTTACGTCGTCGTGGCGACGGGCGCGGATTACGCGGACGTCGCGCCCACCACGGGCTTGTTTCGAAGCTCGAAGGGCGGCGTGCTGCAGTACGAGAAGCGCGCC
Protein-coding regions in this window:
- a CDS encoding serine hydrolase → MNGELAASFALGVANEATGQPLTPRHLFRIASHSKTFTATAIFQLVENWSRPGRCAWTTPRAAGCRNWRNRPRRT
- a CDS encoding serine hydrolase domain-containing protein, with amino-acid sequence MDDSAGRWLPELEESPAADLTVRALLGHQSGINRDGADSDYWQQLHDFPDRDALIALCRADAVFPQNQFFKYSNMGYSLLGLIIEAASGQTYEDYVAAHITGPLTLTDLGPELPPEREPELAAGHSGRLAGNDARRVLPSSDTRAMAAATGFYGTAEDVTAYLAAHAPGRAELLTDASKRLMQRKESEISRPVKRWYGLGFIIDEIGGRTVVGHSGGFPGHITQSWLDPESGLAVSVLTNCLGGPATEWATNLIKLIDLAVHAPEKKTADVPGFDLKTYTGRFATDWGAFDVVDLAGRLVSLMPQGDPAFSATELTVVDADTLMPEPQAGFGAVGEPFRFQRTATGDIEWVRQGGGRAWPVAAYRERVGLAPLSPRGRTGERSA
- a CDS encoding transglutaminase-like domain-containing protein codes for the protein MTSRDDPSGALLVRVGFELTYDVPYVAPLLFLVEPSDGPLQRVMSSRRLLPPDLPLDRFSTYRDAFGNLVWRVLAPTGSFRIGHDLVVRVPTAKDPVLPHLDKPSIEHIPDDAFVYTLPSRYCPSDLFMTMAWDLFGDLRSGWEQVQAICDHLHLRVRYGVGSTASSDALQTYEARVGVCRDFTHMAISFCRALNIPARYVGGYLPDLYIEPNDAPMDFHAWFEAYLGGAWRTFDARHNIPRAGRVKIGVGRDATDVAFSTSYGATRLQSMRVWADEYHDASEQST
- a CDS encoding alpha-E domain-containing protein codes for the protein MLARVAESLYWIGRYVERAENTARLLDVNYYATLESAGVVEDFWEPLIAISGSMASYQERYGSAGMDGQGVPIWLAFDRANPSSIVSCLSRARENARSLRDRIPSEMWEAINRAYLSLCFDTERVLRTDALHDYCVAVREACQLFFGMAFAALPRDQGWAFLRLGQKLERADNVLRLLQVRTRPSEEDAQEGAQALENHRLMAVLKTASAYEAHRKRYRSRLEPRRVAEFLLLAPDFPRSVRYSAMSLAKSLRDIAAVTEGPEAMRPAVRSLLRDADWLVARLAHVDVRHVIDDASPGLGDLLADVTAIGTAIHRAYFTA
- a CDS encoding transglutaminase family protein, whose translation is MRAFIRHVTEYRYPAPAWDSFNELRLQPTQDERQSVSNFSLVVTPEAHVEVRTDYFGTIVHHVEVPERHTTLRLEATSLVFTSPDSPPPRVTRATLTSFLRHPSHEHLVEFVSPSPRTTLSADPGEAFGWRPTSQDAELAGELSELTTHLHRRFSYTPGATRVDTPLEAFARTGAGVCQDYAHAMIAVCRSRGIPARYVSGYVHAGEDFVGAAATHAWVECFLPPRWVGFDPTNDVLVGEAHIKIGHGRDYGDVPPVRGVLRGGGQAALEVDVRVRREGAEQ
- a CDS encoding transglutaminase family protein, whose product is MNAPWPSDVVARAPFSPDVLDHRAIEWPRVRRATLQAFQRFRYVYSAPAYDLSQRLVIRPADDRVDQRVVSFELRVHPRRSTRIERRDVYGNVVVDVDASYVRREARFDVSFVVERLASASRPVASARQAELLAHPTLLTTPSAPMLEVARNLRVRATSPHDLAARISDFVSEHMTYKAGVTTVKTPASDAFDIGAGLCQDYAHVALALCRAAGISARYVSGHMLGEGGSHAWIEVLLPRQDGLFEAIGLDPTNARAPNLSYVVVATGADYADVAPTTGLFRSSKGGVLQYEKRAGPVRVEYEDGTVLER
- a CDS encoding circularly permuted type 2 ATP-grasp protein; this encodes MFDGYAASGFYDEMFDAQGVRAHYERIHAYLQGLGRAEFERRRALLDLAFRNQGITFTVYGGLDVDGAGTERTIPFDPVPRVIPADEWAHIERGLTQRVKALNAFLRDVYGRGEILRDGVIPRELVYSSTHFRREVHGVTVPHGLYTHVVGTDLVRNETGEYLVLEDNLRTPSGVSYLLANRVAMTRALPGLFSGARVRPVQHYTTALLELLRSLSPRDVNDPTIVLLTPGMYNSAYFEHAFLAQQMGIELVEGRDLFVEGGRVWMRTTAGRAQVDVIYRRLDDDFLDPLTFREDSLLGVPGLVEVYRKGRVALANAIGTGVADDKAVYAYVPAMIRYYLSETPILNNVETHLGLDKDGLDFMLSNASSLVIKAVGEAGGYGMLIGPAASKDEIERFLKNVRAHPRGYIAQPTIALSRHPTYYPDSGKFEPAHVDLRPYILVGENITIVPGGLTRVALTRGSLVVNSSQGGGSKDTWVLSEPRRERVQRQHQEQEGGH